The following proteins come from a genomic window of Pyxidicoccus sp. MSG2:
- a CDS encoding ribonuclease H-like domain-containing protein, translating to MDLKSKLARLNGVGPGGRAPAKPSVNVVPEGQVPAGDGMLEGSPPPAADSGGRNVHSASPASDAASTSSVPRWNVGGAGVTAATASRTNDGTRSTAPESSAGTEPSRPQDPRIAHLRQMLADWSQRQETSSARRAQAPAPAPPGPLPVEARSTTFGTVHVSERLLAPEHHHGSAPLAGALDVEGELVASLALQAELAGVDFQRMLFLDTETTGLAGGTGTVPFLVGLAWFEGRSLRVHQLFLRRLGEESPMLRVLSERMAQSSCLVTFNGKSFDWPLLRTRFVLNRVPTPAELPHLDLLHCARRVFKHRGSGARLVHMEETVLGHRRIGDVDGALIPDLYFRFLRGGDGSALTPVLEHNVNDLLLLAALLGELVRRFRAGGTGASVPASEDPRDLLGFAGVALRARDYARAQAFAQAAAAGDKGAVGVEALALASRLSRKAGDPAAAATHLHQALHSARGFQAATLHLELTKLYEHALKDLPRALQHARLSAAAELPEDHQRRVARLEGRLARLARAWPLDLAGRPQRSDA from the coding sequence ATGGACCTCAAGAGCAAGCTGGCTCGGTTGAATGGCGTGGGTCCCGGGGGCAGGGCTCCGGCGAAGCCCTCCGTCAACGTCGTCCCTGAGGGACAGGTGCCAGCCGGGGACGGCATGCTCGAAGGGAGCCCCCCTCCGGCGGCCGACAGCGGCGGAAGGAACGTTCATTCCGCGAGCCCTGCGTCCGACGCTGCCTCGACTTCGAGTGTGCCACGCTGGAACGTGGGCGGCGCTGGTGTCACCGCGGCCACGGCCTCGCGCACGAATGACGGCACGCGAAGCACCGCCCCTGAATCATCCGCCGGCACCGAGCCCTCGCGTCCGCAGGACCCGCGCATCGCCCACCTGCGCCAGATGCTCGCGGACTGGTCGCAGCGACAGGAGACCTCCTCCGCGCGACGGGCCCAGGCTCCGGCGCCGGCGCCTCCCGGCCCGCTGCCCGTGGAGGCGCGCTCGACGACGTTCGGCACCGTGCATGTCTCCGAGCGCCTCCTGGCCCCCGAGCATCACCACGGCAGCGCCCCGCTCGCGGGAGCCCTGGACGTGGAGGGCGAGCTCGTCGCCAGCCTCGCGCTGCAGGCGGAGCTCGCGGGCGTGGACTTCCAGCGGATGCTCTTCCTGGACACGGAGACGACGGGCCTCGCGGGTGGCACGGGCACCGTGCCCTTTCTCGTGGGCCTCGCCTGGTTCGAGGGGCGCTCGCTGCGCGTGCATCAGCTCTTCCTGCGCCGGCTCGGAGAAGAGTCCCCCATGCTCCGAGTCCTCTCGGAGCGCATGGCGCAGTCGTCCTGCCTGGTGACGTTCAACGGCAAGAGCTTCGACTGGCCGCTGCTCCGCACGCGCTTCGTGCTCAACCGTGTGCCCACGCCCGCGGAGCTGCCCCACCTGGACCTGCTGCACTGCGCCCGCCGCGTCTTCAAGCACCGGGGCTCCGGCGCGCGGCTGGTGCACATGGAGGAGACCGTCCTCGGGCACCGCCGCATCGGCGACGTGGACGGCGCGCTCATCCCAGATTTGTACTTCCGCTTCCTGCGGGGAGGGGACGGCTCGGCGCTGACGCCCGTGCTGGAGCACAACGTCAACGACCTGCTGCTGCTGGCCGCGCTCCTCGGAGAGCTGGTGCGGCGCTTCCGCGCGGGCGGCACGGGCGCCTCGGTGCCCGCGAGCGAGGACCCGCGAGATTTGCTGGGGTTCGCCGGCGTGGCCCTCCGTGCTCGCGACTATGCGCGGGCGCAGGCCTTCGCCCAGGCGGCTGCCGCGGGGGACAAGGGCGCGGTGGGTGTCGAGGCACTGGCGCTGGCCTCCCGCCTGTCCCGCAAGGCGGGCGACCCGGCCGCGGCGGCCACGCACCTGCACCAGGCGCTCCACTCCGCCCGGGGCTTCCAGGCGGCGACCCTCCACCTGGAGCTGACGAAGCTCTACGAGCACGCCCTCAAGGACCTGCCGCGAGCCCTCCAACACGCGAGGCTCTCCGCCGCGGCCGAGCTCCCCGAGGACCATCAGCGCCGCGTCGCACGCCTGGAGGGAAGGCTTGCCCGCCTGGCCCGGGCCTGGCCGCTGGACCTCGCCGGGCGGCCCCAGCGCTCCGACGCGTGA
- a CDS encoding DEAD/DEAH box helicase has protein sequence MKPEKETDAFGGPRRTPWNAPRGLDAVLQGWRSDRQLWPSFVLDEATPARAGTFAPVPEAVAPQVREALRQRGIEQLFSHQAEAYRLARAGQSLVIATPTASGKSLCYNLPLLDRFAREPQARALYLFPTKALSRDQEESLRALMREAGLSHGAITFDGDTPADARRAARERSGVLLTNPDMLHTGILPHHASWARLFSNLRYVVIDELHTYRGVFGSHLANVLRRLQRVARFHGADPVFIAASATIGNPQAHARRMLGRDVALVSESGAPSGERRVMVFNPPVVNAELGIRASYLKTAVRLTADLVRAGVSTLLFGQSRNNIEVMLKYLRDRFVEEKLDPSLIQGYRGGYLPGTRRATEAALRAGEVRCVVATNALELGIDIGSLDAVVCAGYPGSVAALMQRFGRAGRRGAGSLALLVTSSAPLDQYMASDPRFLIGAPVEHARIDPDNVEILVQHLKCASFELPFEEGEPFGDVPPESTAEALGFLAQHEVVHPTVGEAGKRVFHWSTDAYPANHVSLRSVGWDNVVIIERGTDRTLAEMDFRSAHTMLHEQAIYQHEGEQYQVEQFDYENHKAFVRKVAPDYFTDAMTYVRVHVIQEDQAAPMGPDLHAGMGEVSVIEKVVGYKKIKYHTHENVGYGDVALPEMQMHTTSLWLTVPESVVRSMRAPRPSVIDALRGVATALRTVACVGLMIDPRDVGKTLGSRDDAEGPPRKDGGVGFDPTIFLYDNIPGGVGLAARLYDQRDELLLRARRLLESCSCEDGCPACIGPSTGATPGNAPVEPFSRKRLGLDVLSALGVAGMQ, from the coding sequence ATGAAGCCTGAGAAGGAAACCGACGCCTTCGGCGGGCCCCGGCGCACTCCCTGGAATGCGCCTCGCGGGCTGGACGCCGTCCTCCAGGGGTGGCGCTCGGACCGGCAGCTCTGGCCCTCCTTCGTGCTCGACGAGGCCACGCCCGCGCGCGCCGGCACCTTCGCGCCCGTGCCCGAGGCCGTCGCCCCCCAGGTCCGCGAGGCCCTGCGCCAGCGCGGAATCGAGCAGCTCTTCTCCCACCAGGCCGAGGCCTACCGCCTGGCCCGCGCGGGGCAGAGCCTGGTCATCGCCACGCCCACCGCCTCCGGCAAGAGCCTCTGCTACAACCTGCCGCTGTTGGACCGCTTCGCCCGCGAGCCGCAGGCCCGCGCCCTGTACCTGTTCCCCACCAAGGCGCTCTCCCGAGACCAGGAGGAGTCCCTCCGCGCGTTGATGCGCGAGGCGGGCCTGTCCCACGGTGCGATTACGTTCGACGGGGACACCCCCGCGGACGCGCGCCGGGCCGCACGTGAGCGCAGCGGCGTGCTGCTCACCAACCCGGACATGCTGCACACCGGCATCCTCCCGCACCACGCGAGCTGGGCGCGCCTGTTCTCCAACCTCCGCTACGTCGTCATCGACGAGCTGCACACGTACCGAGGCGTCTTCGGCTCGCACCTCGCCAACGTGCTGCGCCGCCTGCAGCGCGTGGCGCGCTTCCACGGCGCGGACCCGGTGTTCATCGCCGCGTCGGCCACCATTGGCAACCCGCAGGCGCATGCGCGGCGGATGCTCGGGCGCGACGTGGCGCTGGTGTCCGAGAGCGGCGCCCCGTCCGGCGAGCGCCGCGTCATGGTCTTCAACCCGCCCGTGGTGAACGCGGAATTGGGCATCCGCGCCAGCTACCTGAAGACGGCGGTGCGCCTGACGGCGGACCTGGTACGCGCGGGCGTGTCCACGCTGCTGTTCGGCCAGTCGCGCAACAACATCGAGGTGATGCTCAAGTACCTCCGCGACCGCTTCGTCGAGGAGAAGCTGGACCCGTCGCTCATCCAGGGCTACCGCGGCGGCTACCTGCCCGGCACGCGCCGCGCCACGGAAGCGGCGCTGCGCGCGGGCGAGGTCCGCTGCGTGGTGGCCACCAACGCGCTGGAATTGGGCATCGACATCGGCTCGCTGGACGCGGTGGTGTGTGCGGGCTACCCCGGCTCGGTGGCCGCGCTGATGCAGCGCTTCGGCCGGGCAGGGCGGCGCGGGGCGGGAAGCCTGGCGCTCCTGGTGACGTCGAGCGCGCCGCTGGACCAGTACATGGCGTCGGACCCGCGCTTCCTCATCGGCGCCCCCGTGGAGCACGCGCGCATCGACCCGGACAACGTGGAGATTCTGGTCCAGCACCTCAAGTGCGCCTCGTTCGAGCTGCCCTTCGAGGAAGGCGAGCCCTTCGGAGACGTGCCGCCCGAGTCCACGGCGGAGGCGCTCGGCTTCCTCGCGCAGCACGAGGTGGTGCACCCCACCGTGGGCGAGGCGGGCAAGCGCGTGTTCCACTGGTCCACGGATGCGTACCCGGCCAACCACGTGTCCCTGCGCAGCGTGGGCTGGGACAACGTCGTCATCATCGAGCGCGGCACGGACCGGACGCTGGCGGAGATGGACTTCCGCTCGGCGCACACGATGTTGCACGAGCAGGCCATCTACCAGCACGAGGGCGAGCAGTACCAGGTCGAGCAGTTCGACTACGAGAACCACAAGGCCTTCGTGCGCAAGGTGGCGCCGGACTACTTCACCGATGCGATGACCTACGTGCGCGTGCACGTCATCCAGGAGGACCAGGCCGCGCCGATGGGGCCGGACCTCCACGCGGGCATGGGCGAGGTCAGCGTCATCGAGAAGGTGGTGGGCTACAAGAAGATCAAGTACCACACGCACGAGAACGTGGGTTACGGCGACGTGGCGCTGCCGGAGATGCAGATGCACACCACGTCGCTCTGGCTGACGGTGCCGGAGTCCGTGGTGCGCTCGATGCGCGCGCCCCGGCCCTCGGTCATCGACGCGCTGCGCGGGGTGGCCACCGCGCTGCGCACGGTGGCGTGCGTGGGGTTGATGATCGACCCGAGGGACGTGGGCAAGACGCTCGGCAGTCGTGACGACGCGGAGGGCCCGCCGCGCAAGGACGGCGGCGTGGGCTTCGACCCGACCATCTTCCTCTACGACAACATTCCCGGTGGCGTGGGGCTGGCCGCGCGCCTCTATGACCAGCGCGACGAATTGCTGCTGCGCGCGCGCAGGCTGCTGGAGTCGTGCTCGTGCGAGGACGGCTGTCCGGCGTGCATCGGCCCCTCGACGGGGGCGACGCCCGGGAATGCACCGGTGGAGCCGTTCTCCCGCAAGCGGCTGGGGCTCGACGTCCTGTCGGCGCTCGGCGTCGCGGGGATGCAGTAG
- a CDS encoding SLC13 family permease — MALAIFLFTYVFIAGARLPFLKLDRPGGALLGAVLMVVLGVVTPAEVFNHSENPARHAIDGDTIVLLLGMMLLAAYLSQAAFFRTAGAWAVRRAHTPRLLLVAVTFISAVLSAFLVNDTVCLMLTPLVLVTVDDAKLPPVPYLLAVCMGSNSGSVATFTGNPQNMLIQGASGLSYASFAAYMALPALLSTIIVTGALVYLFRYDLPSKRFDPQPPPPPVDRGLLWLTLVVLFGVVAAFFAGLPMSWSALAGAAVVMALSRREPREALERVDWVLLLFFASLFVVVYGVNKHGWAEEIRVLFAPLMVGPPWRETLGFAGLTLVASNLFSNVPFVMLARTWVPTLQNVELGWHVLALGSTLAGNLTLIGSVANLIVFEAARGKVNMTFLGYLRIGLPVTLLSFVVGLAVLLAEHALF; from the coding sequence GTGGCCCTCGCCATCTTCCTGTTCACCTACGTTTTCATCGCCGGCGCGCGCCTTCCGTTCCTGAAGCTGGACCGGCCCGGCGGCGCGCTGCTGGGCGCCGTGCTCATGGTGGTGCTCGGCGTCGTCACGCCCGCCGAGGTCTTCAACCACAGCGAGAATCCCGCCCGGCATGCCATCGACGGGGACACCATCGTCCTGCTGCTGGGGATGATGCTGCTGGCGGCCTACCTGTCGCAGGCGGCCTTCTTCCGTACCGCCGGTGCGTGGGCCGTGCGCAGGGCGCACACGCCCCGGCTGCTGCTGGTGGCCGTGACGTTCATCTCCGCGGTGCTGTCCGCGTTCCTCGTCAACGACACCGTGTGCCTGATGCTCACGCCGCTGGTGCTCGTCACGGTGGACGACGCGAAGCTGCCGCCCGTGCCCTACCTGCTCGCCGTGTGCATGGGCAGCAACAGCGGCTCGGTGGCGACCTTCACGGGCAACCCGCAGAACATGCTCATCCAGGGCGCCTCCGGCCTGTCCTACGCCAGCTTCGCCGCGTACATGGCCCTGCCCGCCCTGCTCTCCACCATCATCGTCACCGGGGCGCTCGTGTACCTCTTCCGGTACGACCTGCCCTCGAAGCGCTTCGACCCGCAGCCGCCCCCGCCTCCGGTGGACCGGGGACTGCTGTGGCTCACTCTCGTCGTGCTCTTCGGGGTGGTGGCGGCCTTCTTCGCCGGCCTGCCCATGAGCTGGAGCGCCCTGGCTGGCGCCGCCGTGGTCATGGCCCTGTCCCGCCGCGAGCCGCGCGAGGCGCTGGAGCGCGTGGACTGGGTGCTGCTCCTGTTCTTCGCCAGCCTCTTCGTCGTGGTCTACGGCGTGAACAAGCACGGCTGGGCCGAGGAGATCCGCGTGCTCTTCGCTCCCCTCATGGTGGGCCCGCCCTGGCGCGAGACGCTCGGCTTCGCGGGGCTGACGCTCGTGGCGTCCAACCTCTTCAGCAACGTGCCCTTCGTCATGCTCGCGCGCACGTGGGTGCCCACGCTGCAGAACGTGGAGCTGGGGTGGCACGTGCTGGCACTGGGCTCCACGCTCGCGGGCAACCTCACCCTCATCGGCAGCGTGGCCAACCTCATCGTCTTCGAGGCCGCGCGCGGGAAGGTGAACATGACCTTCCTCGGCTATCTGCGCATCGGGCTGCCCGTCACCCTGCTCAGCTTCGTCGTGGGGCTGGCGGTGCTCCTCGCGGAGCACGCGCTCTTCTGA
- a CDS encoding general secretion pathway protein GspE gives MDAGLLTETQLRSALAEQRKWGGRLGLTLVQMGFVDESSMVHALSRQLSIPTVDLEVFTPSPVALQALRVDIAERYTVFPTAADPANKLLTVATADPTNVESLQELAFHTGQRIQVVVAAASSIERAIRRNYHHEVTSPTATPLTFGMDEPTFELAPPSESETLQAMSRMSAHPSPRESELLQRVEELSQQVSTLERMVAQQARSLRAMLELLETRGLVTRDDYLAKVR, from the coding sequence ATGGACGCCGGCCTGCTCACGGAGACGCAGTTGCGCTCCGCGCTCGCCGAACAACGCAAGTGGGGCGGCCGACTGGGGCTCACCCTGGTGCAGATGGGCTTCGTGGACGAGAGCTCCATGGTCCACGCGCTGTCCCGGCAGCTCTCCATCCCCACGGTGGACCTGGAGGTATTCACACCGTCACCGGTGGCCCTGCAGGCGCTCCGGGTGGACATCGCCGAGCGGTACACCGTCTTCCCCACCGCCGCGGACCCGGCCAACAAGCTGCTCACCGTGGCCACCGCGGACCCCACCAACGTGGAGTCGCTCCAGGAACTGGCCTTCCACACCGGCCAGCGCATCCAGGTCGTCGTGGCGGCCGCGTCGTCCATCGAGCGCGCCATCCGCCGCAACTACCACCATGAAGTCACGTCCCCCACGGCGACGCCGCTGACGTTCGGCATGGACGAGCCCACCTTCGAGCTGGCCCCGCCCTCCGAGTCGGAAACCCTGCAGGCGATGTCGCGCATGTCGGCGCACCCCAGTCCCCGGGAGAGCGAGCTGCTCCAGCGGGTGGAGGAGTTGTCCCAGCAGGTGTCCACCCTGGAGCGCATGGTGGCCCAGCAGGCCCGCTCGCTGCGGGCGATGCTGGAGCTGCTGGAGACGCGGGGGCTGGTGACTCGCGACGACTACCTGGCGAAGGTGCGCTGA
- a CDS encoding cyclic nucleotide-binding domain-containing protein — MELRKLKDKATEAFTKGRFSKAAELYEEYCRADPKDLQSRLRTGDAWAKAGQRDRAISAYQSAAEGFAKEGFLPRAIAASKLILELDPAHRGVQQMLADLYARRGTPAGARARGPMGSALSEAPVPMSAPVSTSRLPAEVRAAVAEIDLEVDVEGDGLAATGTPVDLSSELPAELSLSVEAPEAGARSGSEEVVLHSVSVGLSDDAGEARAEGEVDDEPILVGEPVEDAGHAEASAEPLPEVGGVLEGVAAAEVAPTREEARAASPEVTASPGAPSAPAPAAVAASPKDTVPAAASTPAQPAVAARPATSSLPPGLAPRTSQRVAVPTALQSPPTPSNTPVEAAPSARTPSGKWKALSSPIGDSNSAASTVSPSEPAPTSASSAPPGLRPRRAEPQAPAGATALPLRELSPELGASLREAVGASSFTELELEGDSLLHAVELAAQAGLSQRAAMAIPSSPEEEEVYSLTEEVGADGRSLSDLPTVPLFSDLPRDAFIELFERCPLRRFGPGERIIDQGTRGDAFYVICEGTVRVFRMEDGQRQDLATLEGGACFGEMALLSGAARTASVESASDDTQLLEISAPVLAELSRSYPLVAQALKKFCRQRLLTNVMNTSALFRPFNRKDRRTLVERFRARDVERDEVIIRDGDQTDGLYVVLSGEVEVSKDGHLLTRLKEGDLFGEISLLQKTPATATVTVSRHTTLLRLPRADFDALISSHPQILVLISELSDERLQRTQRVLGERSSTGQLPEEVDEELILV; from the coding sequence CGAAGCCTTCACCAAGGGCCGCTTCTCCAAAGCCGCGGAGCTGTACGAGGAGTACTGCCGGGCCGACCCGAAGGACCTCCAGTCGCGTCTGCGTACGGGGGACGCCTGGGCCAAGGCCGGTCAGCGGGACCGCGCCATCTCCGCGTACCAGTCCGCCGCCGAGGGCTTCGCCAAGGAGGGCTTCCTTCCGCGCGCCATCGCCGCGAGCAAGCTGATCCTCGAGCTGGACCCGGCGCATCGCGGCGTGCAGCAGATGCTCGCGGACCTGTACGCGCGCCGGGGGACGCCCGCCGGTGCGAGGGCCCGTGGCCCCATGGGCAGCGCGCTCTCCGAGGCGCCGGTGCCGATGTCCGCGCCTGTCTCGACGTCGCGGCTGCCCGCCGAGGTCCGGGCGGCGGTGGCGGAGATCGACCTGGAGGTGGACGTCGAGGGTGACGGGCTGGCGGCGACGGGGACGCCGGTGGACCTGTCCTCCGAGCTGCCCGCGGAGCTGTCGCTCTCCGTGGAGGCACCGGAAGCGGGGGCCCGGTCCGGCTCGGAGGAAGTGGTCCTCCACTCCGTGAGCGTGGGGCTGTCGGATGACGCCGGGGAGGCGCGCGCCGAAGGGGAGGTTGACGACGAGCCCATCCTGGTGGGCGAGCCGGTGGAGGACGCCGGGCACGCCGAGGCCTCCGCGGAACCGTTGCCTGAGGTCGGTGGCGTTCTGGAGGGGGTTGCCGCAGCTGAAGTGGCACCCACGCGCGAGGAGGCGCGGGCCGCTTCCCCTGAGGTGACTGCATCCCCGGGTGCGCCGAGCGCGCCTGCCCCGGCGGCGGTCGCTGCCTCGCCGAAGGACACCGTGCCTGCCGCGGCGAGCACGCCTGCTCAGCCCGCTGTCGCGGCCCGTCCCGCGACGTCTTCGCTGCCTCCGGGCCTCGCGCCGCGCACCTCCCAGCGCGTGGCCGTTCCGACCGCGCTCCAGTCTCCGCCGACGCCGAGCAATACCCCCGTGGAGGCGGCGCCGTCCGCGCGGACTCCCAGCGGGAAGTGGAAGGCCCTCTCGTCGCCCATCGGTGACTCGAACTCGGCAGCGTCCACCGTGAGCCCCTCGGAGCCCGCTCCCACGAGTGCCTCCTCCGCGCCTCCGGGCCTGCGCCCGCGCCGTGCCGAGCCGCAGGCTCCCGCCGGTGCCACCGCGCTCCCGTTGCGCGAGCTGTCGCCAGAGCTCGGCGCGTCGCTCCGGGAGGCGGTGGGGGCATCGTCGTTCACGGAGCTGGAGCTGGAGGGCGACTCGCTCCTGCACGCGGTGGAGCTGGCCGCGCAGGCCGGGCTGAGCCAGCGCGCCGCCATGGCCATCCCCTCGAGCCCGGAGGAGGAAGAGGTCTACAGCCTCACCGAGGAGGTCGGCGCCGACGGCCGCTCGCTGAGCGACCTCCCCACGGTGCCGTTGTTCTCGGACCTTCCCCGCGACGCCTTCATCGAGCTCTTCGAGCGCTGCCCGCTGCGCCGCTTCGGCCCGGGTGAGCGCATCATCGACCAGGGCACCCGCGGCGACGCCTTCTACGTCATCTGCGAGGGCACCGTGCGGGTCTTCCGGATGGAGGACGGCCAGCGCCAGGACCTCGCGACGCTGGAAGGCGGTGCCTGCTTCGGTGAGATGGCGCTCCTGTCCGGCGCGGCGCGCACCGCCTCCGTCGAGAGCGCGTCCGACGACACGCAGCTCCTGGAGATCTCCGCACCGGTGCTCGCCGAGCTGTCACGCAGCTATCCGCTGGTAGCGCAGGCGCTGAAGAAGTTCTGCCGGCAGCGGCTGCTGACCAACGTGATGAACACCTCCGCGCTGTTCCGGCCCTTCAACCGGAAGGACCGGCGCACGCTGGTGGAGCGCTTCCGGGCCCGCGACGTCGAGCGCGACGAGGTCATCATCCGCGACGGCGACCAGACGGACGGCCTCTACGTGGTGCTGTCCGGCGAGGTGGAGGTCAGCAAGGACGGCCACCTGCTGACGCGGCTGAAGGAGGGCGACCTCTTCGGAGAAATCTCCCTCCTGCAGAAGACGCCCGCCACCGCGACAGTGACGGTTTCGCGGCACACCACGCTGCTGCGGCTGCCGCGCGCGGACTTCGACGCGCTCATCTCCAGCCACCCGCAGATCCTGGTGCTCATCTCCGAGCTGAGCGACGAGCGCCTGCAACGCACCCAGCGCGTGCTGGGCGAGCGCTCCTCCACCGGCCAGCTGCCGGAAGAGGTCGACGAGGAGCTCATCCTGGTGTGA